In Oryza sativa Japonica Group chromosome 2, ASM3414082v1, the following are encoded in one genomic region:
- the LOC136355443 gene encoding uncharacterized protein, which translates to MDVDDDDARPTKRPRAAAAPPAWSRSWSDLPVEIAGEILGRVPSFADRARFSSACRQWRLAAAELHGGALPPPLPWLVSCYKGAFDSLPYGDRHYLALDSPACLACDGGWLLFDRRAAAAVAGGGGGGGYLLKKPISKAAMELPGSLSGPPAATAEMKICKLVVMSRDLVAAIVSTSGGGGGRAVALCRPGTSPSWSAHHPPGGADHQLGDLRDIAVHGGKLYALHGHGNLCSYDLIAGDGEPKVSSCVHHIAGDALPPNKLPEEHDAGHHLVPSATGGELLLVRHLYSRFLGRHFTVFVADVGGARWSEAAASSLRDQLIFVGTGCSRALTASHYGGVGAMRGNRVFYTNDVEAYSSTHSYLVYDMIMRSNGPVFPIYDDDYLHEGRRRYRYEDTRYRSWFFPSSV; encoded by the coding sequence atggacgtcgacgacgacgacgcgaggcCGACGAAaaggccgcgcgccgccgccgcgccgccggcgtggtcgcGATCATGGTCGGACCTCCCggtggagatcgccggcgagatCCTCGGCCGAGTCCCGTCCTTCGCCGACCGCGCCCGGTTCAGCTCCGCCTGCCGCCAgtggcgcctcgccgccgccgagctccacggcggcgccctccccccgcCGCTCCCGTGGCTGGTCTCCTGCTACAAGGGCGCCTTCGACTCCCTCCCCTACGGCGACCGCCACTACCTCGCCCTCGACTCGCCGGCCTGCCTCGCCTGCGACGGCGGCTGGCTCCTCTTcgatcgccgcgccgccgccgccgtcgccggcggcggcggcggcggcggctacctcCTCAAGAAACCCATCTCCAAAGCCGCCATGGAGCTCCCGGGCTCCTTGTCCGGCCCTcccgccgccacggcggagATGAAGATCTGCAAGCTCGTCGTGATGTCAcgcgacctcgtcgccgccattgtcagcaccagcggcggcggcggcggccgcgccgttgCCCTGTGCCGGCCGGGCacgtcgccgtcgtggtcggCGCATCACCCGCCGGGAGGAGCTGACCACCAGCTAGGCGATCTCAGGGACATCGCCGTCCACGGCGGGAAGCTCTACGCGTTGCACGGCCACGGCAACCTCTGCTCCTACGACCtcatcgccggcgacggcgagcccaAGGTGTCGTCGTGCGTTCACCACATAGCCGGCGACGCGCTGCCGCCGAACAAGCTACCGGAGGAGCACGACGCGGGGCACCACCTCGTCCCgtcggccaccggcggcgagctgcTGCTGGTCCGGCACCTGTACAGCAGGTTCCTGGGCAGGCACTTCACCGTGTTCGTGGCGGACGTGGGCGgcgcgcggtggtcggaggcggcggcgtcgagcctGCGCGACCAGCTCATCTTCGTCGGCACGGGCTGCTCCAGGGCGCTCACGGCGTCGCACTACGGCGGCGTGGGCGCCATGCGAGGGAACCGCGTCTTCTACACGAACGACGTCGAGGCGTACAGTAGCACGCACAGCTATCTTGTCTACGACATGATCATGCGGTCAAATGGCCCGGTTTTTCCAATATATGATGATGATTATTTAcacgaggggaggaggagatacAGATACGAGGACACACGATACCGCTCCTGGTTCTTTCCTTCTTCCGTGTAA
- the LOC4328182 gene encoding protein LPA3, whose protein sequence is MATSYCSISNPPLSKTSFPNKQVPGWVLRAISKGKGNYTGGIYTTTKRNLRTGFHVCAVNGGQGTRNVSGAEFPSDYTELLAQAKEAAESAFKDGKQLLEIEFPTAGLQSVPGDSEGGIEMTGSMLLIREFCDRFVPAEKATRTRIFFPEANEVSFARQSAFEGCSLKLDYLTKPSLFEDFGFTTKVKMSDRVRPEDEIFLVAYPYFNVNEMLVVEELYKEAIVSTDRKLIIFNGELDRIRSGYYPPFFYPKLAELSKTFLPKLETVYYIHNFKGLKGGTLFRCYPGPWKVLRNIGGSFFCLHEQEEMPSLKEVALDILPSA, encoded by the exons ATGGCAACCAGTTATTGCTCCATCTCCAATCCTCCATTATCCAAAACTTCCTTTCCCAATAAACAG gtcCCAGGTTGGGTACTTCGAGCAATCAGCAAAGGCAAGGGCAACTACACTGGTGGTATTTATACTACAACAAAGAGGAATTTAAGAACTGGGTTCCATGTTTGTGCCGTCAATGGAGGTCAGGGCACTCGCAATGTGTCTGGGGCAGAGTTCCCAAGCGATTACACTGAACTTCTAGCGCAG GCAAAAGAAGCTGCTGAGTCAGCTTTTAAGGATGGGAAGCAGCTATTG GAAATTGAGTTCCCTACAGCAGGACTACAATCTGTACCAG GTGACAGTGAAGGTGGAATTGAGATGACTGGAAGCATGCTTCTTATAAGAGAATTCTGTGATCGCTTTGTCCCTGCTGAGAAAGCTACAAGAACCAGAATC TTCTTCCCTGAGGCAAATGAAGTTTCATTTGCAAGACAATCTGCCTTTGAAGGATGTTCCCTGAAGCTAGATTATCTAACAAAACCATCCCTATTTGAAGATTTTGGTTTTACAACAAAGGTCAAAATGTCAGACCGTGTGCGTCCAGAAGACGAGATATTCCTCGTGGCTTATCCCTATTTCAATGTCAATG AAATGCTTGTGGTTGAAGAGCTTTACAAGGAAGCAATTGTTAGCACAGACCGAAAACTGATAATATTCAACGGGGAACTAGATCGAATAAGAAGTGGGT ACTACCCTCCTTTCTTCTACCCAAAGCTAGCGGAACTTTCCAAAACATTTCTTCCAAAGCTGGAGACAGTTTATTATATTCACAATTTTAAGGGACTCAAAGGAGGAACACTTTTCAG GTGTTATCCTGGGCCTTGGAAGGTTCTGAGAAACATAGGTGGCAGTTTCTTCTGCTTGCATGAACAAGAAGAGATGCCATCACTGAAGGAAGTGGCCCTCGACATCCTTCCTTCTGCCTAG